A genomic window from Plasmodium coatneyi strain Hackeri chromosome 13, complete sequence includes:
- a CDS encoding KIR protein, whose product MAPGVTARIYAELKNAHTSHPVISEDEGPDLGSLGGLLEGGDSAAKSAIAAWYLASKKKNEGGDEKYCHFFYYWVGQMLNSSNRDESFSLYVNLIYNQLEGVNVNGVKCPNITTTDNVTWSLFQKRKTVFDYYHDYDTIQQQLLQQDGDGNWCESTHVDYLKAISLVYNDVLTSCANDNNDPCCVKYNREVKSAAGDGNDDKYELLLKQSCAAAATEKESEQFTTLQGTDSTTATIPIVSSVLGIMSLPTIVFFLYKYTNLFSGLHGTLSPTSRRKKREGSFRHELNTLTEHDSLTEYSTDYSTEMNSIRTYSMTEYSAPPPSSRRRNNSNGQQPQRTNISYHPR is encoded by the exons atggcACCAGGAGTGACAGCg AGGATATATGCAGAATTGAAGAATGCCCACACTTCACATCCGGTTATATCTGAGGATGAGGGCCCGGATCTGGGTTCCCTAGGTGGACTCTTGGAGGGTGGTGATAGTGCAGCGAAATCTGCGATCGCAGCTTGGTATTTAGCAtctaaaaagaagaatgaaggagGCGATGAGAAATattgccactttttttattattgggtAGGTCAAATGTTAAATAGCTCGAATAGGGATGAATCATTCTCACTGTATGTGAATCTAATATACAACCAATTGGAAGGGGTAAATGTTAATGGCGTCAAGTGCCCAAATATAACTACTACTGACAATGTTACTTGGTCCCTCTTCCAAAAACGAAAAACTGTCTTCGACTATTACCACGACTACGACACCATACAACAACAATTATTACAGCAGGATGGTGATGGTAATTGGTGTGAAAGTACACATGTCGATTATCTAAAAGCAATTTCCTTAGTTTATAATGATGTTCTCACGAGTTGTGCAAATGATAACAATGACCCATGTTGTGTCAAATACAACAGGGAGGTAAAGTCTGCGGCAGGGGACGGAAACGACGACAAATATGAGCTACTGTTGAAACAAAGCTGTGCTGCAGCGGCAACTGAGAAGGAATCGGAGCAATTTACCACATTGCAAGGAACTGATTCCACCACTGCCACCATCCCAATCGTCTCTTCTGTACTCGGAATAATGAGTCTTCCTAccattgttttctttttatataag tataccaatttattttctggattACATGGAACCCTCTCCCCTAcgagcagaagaaaaaaaagggaaggatcCTTCAGACATGAATTGAACACCTTAACGGAACATGATTCTCTCACTGAATACTCCACAGATTATTCCACAGAAATGAATTCCATCAGAACATATTCCATGACAGAATATTCAGCTCCACCACCGTccagcagaagaaggaataacagCAACGGACAACAACCACAAAGAacgaatattagttatcatcCTAGGTAA
- a CDS encoding KIR protein, which produces MSETKIDLEELLPSWTQFYDKFENSEEDCSSGSNCDNNNTALNYLKPKIGQSDKIQKAICIACKMYKASMGPFKEVVWHFFYYWAGDKLSKSSVQKELFGADISSMCGHINNSCGNQQCGIPDEHINQNIFTSRKTLFDFWYDCETAQALLDHSASLDFDKCESYVKDVEAAHKVMQAYCQTNSSNDKYCENFWNSRGNHIKGKLNKLESALTAARERIAQEAKLASLQTDKAIRAATTTSSLSSIIGTLGMTVAPFLLYKVKL; this is translated from the exons ATGTCAGAAACg aaAATAGATTTGGAGGAGTTATTACCCTCATGGACCCAATTCTATGATAAATTCGAAAACAGCGAGGAAGACTGTTCCAGTGGAAGTAATTGCGATAATAATAACACGGCACTAAACTATTTAAAGCCTAAAATAGGACAAAGTGATAAAATACAAAAGGCAATATGCATTGCGTGCAAAATGTATAAGGCAAGTATGGGTCCCTTCAAGGAAGTAGTCTGgcatttcttctattattgggcAGGGGACAAATTATCAAAGAGTTCTGTGCAGAAAGAACTTTTCGGAGCTGACATAAGTTCTATGTGTggacatataaataattccTGTGGTAATCAGCAATGTGGAATTCCCGATGAACACATTAACCAGAACATTTTCACCAGTAGAAAAACATTATTCGATTTCTGGTATGACTGTGAAACTGCGCAAGCATTGTTAGATCATAGTGCGTCCCTGGATTTTGACAAATGTGAAAGTTACGTAAAAGATGTCGAAGCAGCACATAAAGTAATGCAAGCATATTGTCAGACCAATTCTAGTAATGATAAATACTGCGAAAACTTTTGGAATTCACGTGGGAACCACATTAAGGGCAAACTGAACAAATTGGAATCTGCATTAACAGCTGCACGAGAAAGAATAGCACAGGAGGCAAAATTAGCATCTCTTCAAACAGACAAAGCTATCCGTGCTGCTACTaccacttcttccctttcttccatcatCGGCACATTAGGAATGACAGTCGCTCCCTTCTTATTGTATAAGGTAAagttataa